Proteins encoded within one genomic window of Kibdelosporangium phytohabitans:
- a CDS encoding HAD family hydrolase — protein sequence MGQITTVLLDVGGILLLPTTSVWQAAVAHAGIEPTGEQLRRAHYAATAAMDASGDVDLDLYRRVVAQRCGVTDEFTAQVLAELDEHFTGEAWLQRAPQAKEGIERLLAAGYRVGIVSNSVGTVAEMLVTAGVCQAGAGDLVPVEVVIDSAVVGVRKPDPAIFGFALDHMGVTAAETAYLGDTARADVDGARLAGLRPIHFDPYGDCPDPAGDHEHLQRFDRLSELLTG from the coding sequence ATGGGGCAGATCACCACAGTGTTGCTGGACGTCGGCGGCATCCTGTTGCTTCCCACGACCTCGGTCTGGCAGGCAGCGGTCGCACACGCCGGAATCGAACCCACCGGTGAACAGCTGCGCCGCGCGCACTACGCGGCGACGGCGGCGATGGACGCGTCCGGTGACGTGGACCTCGATCTCTACCGGCGGGTGGTGGCACAGCGGTGTGGCGTGACGGACGAGTTCACCGCGCAGGTCCTCGCGGAACTCGACGAGCACTTCACCGGTGAGGCGTGGCTGCAGCGGGCGCCGCAGGCCAAGGAGGGCATCGAACGGCTGCTCGCAGCCGGTTACCGCGTCGGGATCGTGTCCAACTCGGTGGGAACCGTGGCCGAGATGCTCGTGACAGCGGGTGTCTGCCAGGCCGGCGCCGGTGACCTCGTCCCGGTCGAGGTGGTGATCGACTCGGCGGTCGTCGGTGTCCGCAAACCGGATCCGGCCATCTTCGGCTTCGCGTTGGACCACATGGGCGTCACGGCCGCGGAAACCGCGTACCTCGGTGACACCGCCAGGGCCGATGTGGACGGTGCACGGCTGGCCGGGCTGCGCCCGATCCACTTCGACCCGTACGGTGACTGCCCCGACCCGGCGGGCGACCACGAGCACCTTCAGCGGTTCGACCGGCTCTCCGAACTGCTCACGGGCTGA
- a CDS encoding GOLPH3/VPS74 family protein: MRLGDLSLCEALFFLGHDPFTGRARIRRDVLDIGLSAAALADLLFDERITLHHGTVVLISRFATGEPIADRALARIMAEQAPHGVRDWVEHIAETIYDTVVETLTVRELVTAKEKRGIFRHSLHYQPADLRIASTPRAAIRTAMIENNRCTPAVATLASIAWSVGVDDFGEPEMSRKHSAGWVDRVKNALTHPFGGLVSGTDAAVAAKVYGGGRG; encoded by the coding sequence GTGCGGCTGGGTGACCTCTCACTGTGCGAGGCCCTGTTCTTCCTCGGCCACGACCCGTTCACCGGCCGGGCGAGGATTCGCCGCGACGTCCTTGACATCGGCCTTTCCGCCGCCGCGCTGGCGGATTTGTTGTTCGACGAAAGGATCACGCTGCATCACGGCACAGTCGTGTTGATCAGCCGCTTCGCCACCGGCGAGCCGATCGCCGACCGGGCGCTGGCGCGGATCATGGCCGAACAGGCACCGCACGGCGTGCGGGACTGGGTCGAGCACATCGCCGAAACGATCTACGACACCGTCGTGGAAACTCTCACAGTCCGGGAACTGGTGACCGCGAAGGAGAAACGCGGTATCTTCCGCCATTCCCTGCATTACCAGCCCGCTGATCTGCGCATCGCGTCCACGCCACGCGCAGCGATCAGAACGGCCATGATCGAAAACAACCGGTGTACACCGGCGGTCGCCACACTCGCGTCGATCGCGTGGAGTGTCGGCGTCGACGACTTCGGTGAGCCCGAAATGTCACGAAAGCACAGTGCGGGCTGGGTCGATCGCGTGAAGAACGCGCTCACGCACCCGTTCGGTGGCCTGGTCTCGGGAACCGATGCCGCGGTCGCCGCGAAGGTGTACGGCGGCGGCCGCGGCTAG
- a CDS encoding serine hydrolase domain-containing protein, protein MPERTDWIDAAAEHLDNAVTRFLDAGGAPGAVAVTGDAVETRSLARGVVAPGFAEVTPTADTRYDIASLTKTMTWLLAGFSVADGDLELDKPVSTYLGPSTHPASGLTVRQMLGHTTGLRSATRFDEYLASGVPLVEHILREELETQPGQRMRYINRGFILLGLVLERVTGQNLDVLAAERIWRPWQMHSTSYGPLPADEHVAPTERRLIGTRPTWGVVHDESAALMGGVAGHAGVFSTAADMVRFARGILGARQEDSPLGRYVHDSFRVYASQDGTRRGLGWIVVPESGTAYHHGFTGTSLYLSPDSDRFMVVLTNAVFVSRDRRRLKALRADALVAMSTVDQGVSGKG, encoded by the coding sequence ATGCCGGAACGCACTGACTGGATCGACGCGGCTGCCGAGCACCTGGACAACGCCGTCACACGATTCCTCGACGCCGGTGGCGCGCCCGGCGCGGTGGCCGTCACGGGGGACGCCGTGGAGACCCGGTCGCTGGCGCGCGGCGTGGTCGCACCGGGCTTCGCCGAGGTGACGCCCACGGCTGATACCCGCTACGACATCGCCTCGCTGACGAAGACCATGACGTGGCTGCTCGCCGGGTTCTCGGTCGCCGACGGTGATCTGGAGCTGGACAAGCCGGTGAGCACGTACCTCGGCCCGTCGACGCACCCGGCCTCGGGGCTGACGGTCCGGCAGATGCTCGGCCACACCACGGGCCTGCGCTCGGCCACCCGGTTCGACGAGTACCTGGCCAGCGGTGTGCCACTGGTCGAGCACATTCTCCGCGAGGAGCTGGAAACCCAGCCGGGCCAACGGATGCGCTACATCAACCGCGGGTTCATCCTGCTCGGCCTCGTGCTCGAACGCGTCACCGGGCAGAACCTGGACGTGCTTGCCGCGGAACGGATCTGGCGCCCATGGCAGATGCACTCGACTTCGTACGGGCCGTTGCCCGCGGACGAACACGTCGCGCCGACCGAGCGACGACTGATCGGCACCCGGCCGACCTGGGGCGTGGTGCACGACGAGAGCGCCGCGCTGATGGGTGGTGTGGCCGGGCACGCCGGGGTTTTCTCGACCGCGGCCGACATGGTCCGCTTCGCACGCGGGATTCTCGGCGCCCGGCAGGAGGATTCACCCCTGGGCAGGTATGTGCACGACAGCTTCCGGGTGTACGCGTCGCAGGACGGGACAAGGCGGGGGCTCGGCTGGATCGTGGTGCCGGAGAGCGGAACTGCCTACCACCACGGCTTCACCGGTACGAGCCTGTACCTCTCGCCAGACTCCGATCGGTTCATGGTCGTGCTCACCAACGCCGTCTTTGTGTCCCGTGACCGGCGCAGGCTCAAGGCCCTGCGCGCCGATGCGCTGGTCGCGATGTCCACAGTAGACCAAGGGGTGTCCGGCAAAGGTTGA
- a CDS encoding APC family permease, with product MGASTSSFTRGLAKPRLGVAQIVFFVVAASGPLYAIAGGISTTYAVTGIVAVPLSFVLLAPVLALFAVGYGVMSRHITNAGAFYPYVANGIGKPAGIAVSFVAVLAYNCIQIGVYGLFGWSVADFLRQKAGIETPWWLWALVVLAVVGVLGVLRVDLNAKVLGVVLGLECLTIVVIDAVGLANPAPSGDALAPLDPSNLFVTGVGAVFALSVAVFTGFEGAATYGEECRDPARTVARATYVAIGLTAVLYTVSSLAMAVGVGPSEVVALSQQNGPGVFFGISGRHLGSTVTDIAYVLFLTSQFASLLSFHNAVARYFFALGREGVLPDGLGRTNRRNGAPVAGSLTQSVVALLVVAGFAITGREPIFELFTWLGATASTGVVLIMTMVSVSVIVFFRGRRGPETLWQRVIAPALAAVLLAVVLVLIIVNFHVVVGTSEDSPLRWVLPGLLLLAAVAGFVRSLVLRSGKPAVYANVGGIGTTGGNR from the coding sequence ATGGGGGCGTCAACATCGAGCTTCACGCGCGGACTCGCCAAACCGAGACTGGGTGTCGCGCAGATCGTCTTCTTCGTCGTCGCGGCTTCCGGTCCGCTCTACGCCATCGCGGGCGGGATCTCCACCACGTACGCGGTCACCGGGATCGTCGCCGTACCGCTGTCGTTCGTGCTGCTGGCGCCCGTTCTCGCGTTGTTCGCGGTCGGTTACGGCGTGATGAGCAGGCACATCACCAACGCCGGCGCGTTCTACCCGTACGTCGCCAACGGGATCGGCAAACCGGCTGGGATCGCGGTGTCGTTCGTCGCAGTGCTGGCGTACAACTGCATCCAGATCGGGGTGTACGGCCTGTTCGGCTGGTCGGTGGCGGACTTCCTGCGGCAGAAAGCCGGAATCGAGACACCGTGGTGGTTGTGGGCGCTGGTGGTCCTCGCGGTGGTCGGCGTGCTCGGCGTGCTGCGCGTGGACCTCAACGCCAAAGTCCTCGGCGTGGTGCTCGGCCTGGAGTGCCTGACGATCGTCGTGATCGACGCGGTGGGCCTGGCCAATCCGGCGCCCAGCGGCGACGCGCTGGCACCGCTCGACCCGTCGAACCTGTTCGTGACCGGGGTCGGCGCGGTCTTCGCCCTGTCGGTCGCGGTGTTCACCGGCTTCGAGGGCGCGGCGACGTACGGCGAGGAATGCCGGGACCCGGCGCGCACGGTCGCGCGGGCCACGTATGTCGCGATTGGACTGACGGCGGTGCTGTACACGGTGTCCTCGCTGGCGATGGCGGTCGGCGTCGGGCCGTCGGAGGTCGTGGCGCTGTCACAGCAGAACGGGCCGGGCGTGTTCTTCGGCATCAGCGGCCGGCACCTGGGTTCGACGGTCACCGACATCGCCTACGTGCTGTTCCTGACCAGCCAGTTCGCTTCGCTGCTCAGCTTCCACAACGCGGTGGCGCGGTACTTCTTCGCGCTGGGCAGGGAAGGCGTGCTGCCGGACGGGCTCGGCCGGACCAACAGGCGCAACGGCGCACCCGTCGCCGGCTCGCTGACCCAGTCGGTCGTCGCGCTCCTCGTGGTCGCCGGGTTCGCCATCACCGGGCGGGAACCGATCTTCGAGCTGTTCACGTGGCTCGGTGCGACCGCGTCGACCGGCGTCGTGCTGATCATGACCATGGTGTCGGTCTCGGTGATCGTGTTCTTCCGCGGCAGGCGCGGACCGGAAACCCTCTGGCAGCGGGTGATCGCGCCCGCGCTCGCGGCCGTCCTGCTCGCCGTCGTGCTCGTGCTGATCATCGTGAACTTCCACGTTGTCGTTGGCACCAGCGAGGATTCCCCGTTGCGGTGGGTCCTGCCCGGCCTGCTGCTGCTCGCCGCGGTCGCCGGATTCGTGCGTAGCCTGGTGTTGCGCTCCGGCAAGCCCGCCGTGTACGCGAACGTGGGCGGGATAGGTACCACAGGGGGTAACCGGTGA
- a CDS encoding aromatic amino acid ammonia-lyase: protein MAQIVLTGASLTVDDVARFTSGDVRVSVDPASLDDAEAAWKLQREAIARRAVYGRTTGVGANKSVITEGTADDSLRLMRSHAGGVGDLMQPGLVRAMLLVRLNQLAAGRSGVHPKLLVAVADALNSNSLPAVHRIGAIGTGDLTALAETALTLAGERPWATGGLAPVEFGVGEALGFQSSNAATLAEAVLVAVELRQLLRASHTVAALSYIALGGSPEPYATSVHEAKPHPGQVECAAVMRRLLGMTEVPKPGRRIQDPYGLRAFPQVQGPALDAVEYLEKVLTTEINASTENPMISVQDNDVYHNAHFHTAYVAVALDTARATVHHVAELAAARLGDLVEPDQTDLPAFLASGPAGSSGVMILEYVAHDALAQLRQAALPVTLGSAIVSRGLEDHASFSTQAARQAGQVAAAYRIVLGCELVAAVRALRMRAADLVDVPVRAAYDHMDAILDPRMDDRSLTEDVERASAALSQLAELE, encoded by the coding sequence ATGGCTCAGATTGTCCTCACCGGCGCGTCGCTGACCGTTGACGACGTCGCTCGGTTCACGTCCGGTGACGTCCGGGTCAGCGTCGACCCGGCGTCACTGGACGACGCCGAGGCGGCGTGGAAGCTGCAGCGGGAAGCGATCGCCAGGCGTGCCGTCTACGGCCGGACGACCGGTGTCGGCGCGAACAAGTCGGTCATCACCGAAGGCACCGCGGACGACAGCCTCCGGCTGATGCGCAGCCACGCGGGTGGCGTCGGGGACCTGATGCAGCCCGGTCTGGTCAGGGCGATGCTGCTGGTCCGGCTCAACCAGCTCGCCGCCGGGCGGTCCGGTGTGCACCCCAAGCTGCTCGTCGCTGTGGCCGACGCGTTGAACAGCAACAGTTTGCCCGCTGTGCACCGGATCGGCGCGATCGGCACCGGTGACCTGACCGCGCTCGCCGAGACCGCGCTGACGCTGGCCGGCGAAAGGCCGTGGGCCACCGGCGGTCTGGCGCCGGTCGAGTTCGGAGTCGGTGAGGCGCTGGGGTTCCAGAGCAGCAACGCCGCCACGCTGGCCGAAGCGGTCCTTGTCGCTGTCGAACTGCGGCAGCTGCTGCGGGCCAGTCACACCGTCGCCGCGTTGTCGTACATCGCTTTGGGTGGTTCGCCGGAGCCGTACGCGACCAGTGTGCACGAAGCCAAGCCGCACCCCGGGCAGGTCGAGTGTGCCGCGGTGATGCGGCGGTTGCTCGGCATGACCGAGGTCCCCAAGCCAGGCAGGCGCATCCAGGACCCGTACGGCCTGCGTGCTTTCCCGCAGGTGCAGGGGCCCGCGCTGGACGCCGTGGAGTACCTGGAGAAGGTGCTCACGACCGAGATCAACGCGTCGACCGAGAACCCGATGATCTCGGTGCAGGACAACGACGTCTACCACAACGCGCACTTCCACACCGCCTATGTCGCGGTCGCGCTGGACACCGCACGCGCGACCGTGCACCACGTGGCCGAGCTCGCCGCGGCACGGCTGGGAGATCTGGTCGAACCGGACCAGACGGACCTGCCCGCGTTCCTCGCGTCGGGGCCGGCGGGCAGTTCCGGTGTGATGATCCTGGAGTACGTCGCCCATGACGCGCTGGCCCAGCTGAGGCAGGCCGCATTGCCCGTCACACTGGGTAGTGCGATCGTCTCGCGTGGACTGGAGGACCACGCGTCGTTCTCGACGCAGGCCGCGCGCCAGGCCGGGCAGGTGGCTGCCGCGTACCGGATCGTTCTCGGTTGTGAACTCGTCGCGGCGGTGCGGGCGTTGCGGATGCGTGCGGCCGATCTGGTCGACGTGCCGGTTCGTGCCGCGTACGACCACATGGACGCGATTCTCGATCCCCGGATGGACGACCGGTCGCTGACCGAGGACGTCGAGCGGGCGTCGGCGGCGCTGAGCCAGCTGGCCGAGCTGGAATAA
- a CDS encoding GNAT family N-acetyltransferase, translated as MTVKTATTADLPEVSVLLAEGFQDDPISTWLFPDATRRREVQPAFLGEFAALAIESGGRVSLRHDGLATTVWLPSGEDEDFLTRFGMITDEEAGRFEQLAALMAGNGPDRGDHMHLQLIAVRPDRHRMGIGGELLAHDLADLDTRGTPAYLEATSWLSASLYKRYGFEFTGRPFGPEPRSRMYPMWRDAQGLSSPRS; from the coding sequence GTGACGGTGAAGACCGCGACGACCGCGGACCTGCCCGAGGTGTCGGTCCTGCTGGCCGAAGGGTTCCAGGACGACCCGATCAGCACATGGCTGTTCCCGGACGCCACCCGCCGCAGGGAGGTGCAACCGGCCTTCCTCGGTGAGTTCGCCGCTCTGGCCATCGAGTCCGGCGGACGGGTCTCGTTGCGCCACGACGGGCTCGCCACGACAGTCTGGCTGCCCAGCGGCGAAGACGAGGACTTCCTGACCCGCTTCGGGATGATCACCGACGAGGAAGCCGGTCGGTTCGAGCAGCTGGCCGCCCTGATGGCGGGCAACGGTCCGGACCGGGGCGACCACATGCACCTGCAACTCATCGCGGTCCGCCCGGATCGCCACCGCATGGGCATCGGCGGCGAACTGCTCGCCCACGACCTCGCCGACCTCGACACCCGTGGCACACCCGCGTACCTGGAAGCGACGTCGTGGCTCAGCGCCAGCCTCTACAAACGGTACGGCTTCGAGTTCACCGGCCGTCCGTTCGGCCCGGAGCCCCGCTCGCGGATGTACCCGATGTGGCGGGACGCACAGGGCCTGTCGTCGCCCCGATCATGA
- a CDS encoding glutamate synthase subunit beta, with amino-acid sequence MADPNGFLSHNRKDAPKRPIDDRLGDWREVYEALSPSERDTQVRKQATRCMDCGIPFCHSGTAGCPLGNLIPEWNDLVRRGDWELASERLHATNNFPEFTGKLCPAPCESACVLSISPDSGGSVTIKRIEETISEVAWDTNSVAARVSTVSSGKKVAVVGSGPAGLAAAQQLTRAGHEVTVFERDDRLGGLLRYGIPEFKMEKKVLDRRLAQLRAEGTKFVTGCEVGGSGLSVEQLRESFDAVVLAVGALRGRDAPDIPGRELKGVHLAMDHLVPANRECEGDGPSPISAAGKHVLVIGGGDTGADCYGTATRQGALSVTQLDQYPKPPDARDDERSPWPTWPVVLRTYPAHEEAGERRFAVAVERFVGDDDGSVRSVALRTVRVEKDPGTGMRVVTPVSDEVETIPVDLVLLAIGFEGVEHMPLLDGLGLRLTQRGTLSCGPDWQTTAPGVFVCGDAHRGASLVVWAIAEGRSVANAVDAYLTGASDLPAPVHPTALPLAVV; translated from the coding sequence GTGGCTGACCCGAACGGTTTCCTTTCCCACAACCGCAAGGACGCGCCGAAGCGGCCGATCGACGACCGGCTCGGCGACTGGCGCGAGGTCTACGAGGCCCTCTCCCCGTCCGAACGCGACACCCAGGTCCGCAAGCAGGCGACCCGCTGCATGGACTGCGGTATCCCGTTCTGCCACTCCGGCACGGCGGGTTGCCCGCTGGGCAACCTGATCCCGGAGTGGAACGACCTGGTCCGCCGCGGCGACTGGGAGCTGGCGAGCGAACGGCTGCACGCGACCAACAACTTCCCCGAGTTCACCGGGAAGTTGTGCCCGGCGCCGTGCGAGTCGGCCTGCGTGCTGTCGATCTCGCCGGACTCCGGTGGCTCGGTCACGATCAAGCGCATCGAGGAGACGATCTCCGAGGTCGCGTGGGACACCAACTCCGTCGCCGCCCGTGTGTCCACTGTGTCCTCCGGCAAGAAGGTCGCGGTCGTCGGCTCCGGACCGGCGGGACTCGCCGCCGCGCAGCAGCTGACCCGCGCTGGCCACGAGGTCACGGTGTTCGAACGGGACGACCGGCTCGGTGGCCTGCTGCGCTACGGCATCCCCGAGTTCAAGATGGAGAAGAAGGTCCTCGACCGGCGGCTGGCGCAGCTGCGGGCCGAAGGCACGAAGTTCGTGACCGGCTGCGAGGTCGGTGGCAGCGGACTGTCCGTCGAGCAACTGCGCGAGTCCTTCGACGCGGTGGTCCTCGCCGTCGGCGCGTTGCGTGGCCGTGACGCGCCGGACATCCCCGGCCGAGAGCTCAAGGGCGTGCACCTGGCCATGGACCACCTGGTCCCGGCCAACCGCGAGTGCGAGGGTGACGGGCCGTCGCCGATCAGCGCCGCGGGCAAGCACGTTCTGGTCATCGGCGGTGGTGACACGGGTGCGGACTGCTACGGCACCGCGACCCGCCAGGGCGCGTTGAGCGTGACGCAACTCGACCAGTACCCGAAGCCGCCGGACGCCAGGGACGACGAGCGTTCGCCGTGGCCGACGTGGCCGGTCGTGCTGCGGACCTACCCGGCGCACGAGGAAGCGGGCGAGCGCCGGTTCGCCGTCGCTGTCGAGCGTTTCGTCGGCGACGACGACGGCAGTGTCCGTTCGGTCGCGTTGCGCACGGTCCGGGTCGAAAAGGACCCCGGAACCGGTATGCGTGTGGTCACGCCGGTGTCCGACGAGGTGGAGACCATCCCGGTGGACCTGGTGCTGCTGGCGATCGGGTTCGAGGGCGTCGAGCACATGCCGTTGCTGGACGGTCTCGGTCTGCGGTTGACCCAGCGCGGCACGCTGTCGTGCGGGCCGGACTGGCAGACCACCGCTCCGGGCGTGTTCGTGTGCGGCGACGCACACCGTGGCGCGTCCCTTGTGGTCTGGGCGATCGCCGAGGGCCGCTCGGTGGCCAACGCGGTCGACGCGTACCTCACGGGCGCGTCGGACCTGCCCGCCCCGGTGCACCCGACCGCATTGCCTCTGGCAGTCGTTTGA
- a CDS encoding MFS transporter, protein MRGIGQSLGAGVGRSTWILATCQAFYFMGVSIDLTLTAIVGLALAPTPALATLPLAAITIVGTLCSVGTGLLASRIGYVAVMVLGASTAAVGGALSVFAVTHNSFVLLCCGTGLVGAYRSTGGYIRYMAADRAPDGKRERALSYVLYGGLVAAFAGPFVATVSSDFFGVRYAGAYLMVAVFALGNIPLMLLLRAGSVRPKDEVDKLEPAPLSTVRGSREFYTGLVSLAASGGLMTMIMAVGPLANHQAGHSESVGAAVIQWHLVGMFAPAIVSGHVLSRIGPRLTGMIGAGLFTVAALVGLAGASPANFVIALALNGVGWNFLYLAGTTLLVRSYPPGRGGRIQAVAEGSAQVTGVAASLTASSVFVMLGWHGTNWPVFGISIALVVVLALVRPAAGAQPVSSSESRSNR, encoded by the coding sequence GTGCGGGGGATCGGGCAGTCACTGGGAGCGGGCGTCGGCAGGTCGACGTGGATTCTGGCGACCTGCCAGGCGTTCTACTTCATGGGTGTGAGCATCGACCTGACGCTCACCGCGATCGTGGGTCTGGCGCTCGCGCCGACCCCGGCGCTGGCCACGCTGCCGCTCGCGGCGATCACGATCGTGGGGACGTTGTGCTCGGTCGGCACGGGTTTGCTGGCGAGCCGGATCGGCTACGTCGCTGTGATGGTCCTCGGCGCGTCGACAGCCGCGGTCGGTGGCGCGTTGTCGGTGTTCGCTGTCACGCACAACTCGTTCGTCCTGTTGTGCTGCGGTACGGGCCTTGTCGGCGCGTACCGGTCGACCGGCGGTTACATCCGTTACATGGCAGCGGATCGTGCGCCGGACGGGAAACGGGAACGCGCGCTGTCGTACGTGCTGTACGGCGGGCTGGTCGCCGCGTTCGCCGGGCCTTTCGTCGCGACGGTGAGTTCGGACTTCTTCGGTGTCCGGTACGCCGGTGCCTACCTGATGGTCGCGGTGTTCGCGCTCGGCAACATCCCGCTGATGTTGTTGCTGCGTGCGGGCAGTGTCCGCCCGAAGGACGAGGTCGACAAGCTGGAACCGGCCCCGTTGTCGACGGTCAGGGGATCGCGCGAGTTCTACACGGGACTGGTGTCGCTGGCCGCTTCCGGCGGGCTGATGACGATGATCATGGCGGTCGGCCCGCTGGCCAACCACCAGGCGGGCCACTCGGAGAGTGTCGGCGCGGCCGTCATCCAATGGCATCTGGTCGGCATGTTCGCGCCCGCGATCGTCAGCGGCCACGTGCTGTCGAGGATCGGGCCGCGACTGACCGGGATGATCGGCGCCGGCCTCTTCACCGTCGCCGCGCTCGTCGGGCTGGCCGGTGCGAGCCCGGCGAACTTCGTGATCGCACTGGCGCTCAACGGCGTCGGGTGGAACTTCCTGTACCTGGCGGGCACGACGCTGCTCGTGCGCAGTTACCCGCCAGGCCGAGGCGGCCGGATCCAGGCCGTCGCCGAGGGCTCGGCGCAGGTGACCGGCGTGGCCGCGTCGCTGACCGCGAGTTCGGTGTTCGTCATGCTCGGCTGGCACGGCACGAACTGGCCGGTGTTCGGGATCTCGATCGCGCTGGTGGTCGTGCTGGCGCTCGTCCGCCCGGCCGCCGGTGCTCAGCCCGTGAGCAGTTCGGAGAGCCGGTCGAACCGCTGA